Proteins from a single region of Coffea eugenioides isolate CCC68of unplaced genomic scaffold, Ceug_1.0 ScVebR1_2190;HRSCAF=3179, whole genome shotgun sequence:
- the LOC113756347 gene encoding 1,2-dihydroxy-3-keto-5-methylthiopentene dioxygenase 1-like, which translates to MAIEAWFMDESGEDQRLPHKRDPPEHVSLEHLADLGVVYWHLNPENYENDEELKKIRDSRGYSYMDLLDLCPEKVENYEQKLKNFYTEHIHGDEEIRYCLEGSGYFDVRDKDDRWIRIWIKAGDLIVLPAGIYHRFTLDTSNYVKLMRLFVGEPVWTAFNRPQEDHPARKEYVKNFTEKVGVLLEAH; encoded by the exons ATGGCAATTGAG GCTTGGTTTATGGATGAAAGTGGTGAGGATCAAAGGCTTCCACATAAGAGGGACCCTCCAGAGCATGTCTCCTTGGAGCATTTGGCTGATCTTGGAGTAGTTTACTGGCATTTGAACCCGGAGAATTACGAGAACGAtgaagaattgaagaagattaGAGATAGCAGAGGCTACAGCTATATG GATTTGCTGGACTTGTGCCCTGAGAAAGTGGAGAACTATGAACAGAAGCTGAAGAACTTCTATACAGAGCACATTCATGGAGATGAGGAGATACGTTATTGCTTAGAGGGTAGTGGTTACTTTGATGTTAGAGACAAGGATGATCGTTGGATTCGCATCTGGATCAAAGCCGGTGATCTTATTGTGTTACCAGCTGGAATTTACCACCGGTTCACCCTTGACACCAGCAACTATGTGAAG CTGATGAGGTTGTTTGTGGGAGAGCCAGTTTGGACAGCCTTTAACCGGCCACAGGAGGATCATCCGGCTAGGAAGGAGTACGTGAAGAATTTCACTGAGAAGGTGGGAGTGCTACTGGAAGCTCATTGA